A DNA window from Bradyrhizobium barranii subsp. barranii contains the following coding sequences:
- a CDS encoding DUF2125 domain-containing protein, whose amino-acid sequence MSDMTVATGRRPRWGLFIAPIILLILAVAWSCFWFYAASQAEIAADAWRAQEAKSGRIYDCAKRSIAGFPFRFEVQCSGASVALVSQNASKTPFTAKLDNILVVAQVYDPKRVIAEFSAPATLTDGVTQNTFVVNWSKGRSSVFGLPAVPDRVSIVFDDPVINRLDGSVQVPLARAKQVELHGRLADGSRSDHPVIETVLHVAQGSIQGVHPLLAEPFEADTRAKITGLSDLTPKPWPQRFREIQAAGGHIEIVQSRVQQGEMIAVAAGTLGLSANGRLDGELQMTVTGLERVIPALGIEKMLEEGVPQATLDRVAPGVKSQDLNNLFGALDRAVPGLGKVIKQNANAGVAAGINSIGTESTLEGKKARSFPLKFVDGAVLLGPVKVGQIPPLY is encoded by the coding sequence ATGTCAGATATGACCGTTGCCACAGGCCGCCGCCCCCGTTGGGGCCTTTTCATCGCCCCCATTATCCTCCTGATCCTCGCCGTCGCGTGGAGCTGCTTCTGGTTCTATGCGGCCTCGCAGGCCGAAATCGCCGCAGATGCCTGGCGGGCGCAGGAGGCCAAGTCCGGCCGCATCTATGATTGCGCCAAGCGCTCGATCGCCGGCTTCCCGTTCCGCTTCGAGGTCCAGTGCTCCGGCGCCAGCGTCGCCCTGGTGTCGCAGAACGCCAGCAAGACGCCGTTCACGGCGAAGCTCGACAACATCCTGGTCGTCGCCCAGGTCTACGATCCCAAGCGCGTCATCGCCGAATTCTCCGCGCCGGCGACGCTCACCGACGGCGTCACGCAAAACACCTTCGTGGTGAATTGGAGCAAGGGCCGCAGCAGCGTGTTCGGCCTACCGGCGGTGCCGGATCGCGTCTCCATCGTGTTCGACGATCCCGTCATCAATCGTCTCGACGGCAGCGTGCAGGTGCCGCTCGCGCGCGCCAAGCAGGTCGAGCTGCACGGTCGCCTCGCAGACGGGTCGCGGTCGGATCATCCTGTGATCGAGACCGTGCTGCACGTCGCGCAGGGCAGCATCCAGGGTGTTCATCCCTTGCTCGCCGAGCCGTTCGAGGCGGACACGCGCGCGAAGATCACGGGCCTCTCCGACCTCACGCCAAAGCCGTGGCCGCAACGCTTCCGCGAGATCCAGGCCGCCGGCGGTCACATCGAGATCGTGCAGTCGCGCGTCCAGCAGGGCGAGATGATCGCGGTTGCGGCCGGCACGCTCGGCCTCTCGGCCAATGGCCGACTCGACGGTGAGCTGCAGATGACGGTGACGGGCCTCGAGCGCGTGATCCCGGCGCTCGGCATCGAGAAGATGCTGGAAGAGGGTGTGCCGCAGGCAACCCTCGACCGCGTTGCGCCCGGCGTGAAGTCGCAGGACCTCAACAATCTGTTCGGCGCCCTCGACCGCGCCGTTCCCGGCCTCGGCAAGGTCATCAAGCAGAACGCCAATGCCGGCGTTGCGGCCGGCATCAATTCGATCGGCACCGAGAGCACGCTTGAGGGCAAGAAGGCGAGGAGCTTCCCGCTGAAGTTCGTCGACGGCGCCGTGCTGCTCGGCCCGGTTAAGGTCGGCCAGATCCCGCCGCTGTATTAG
- a CDS encoding prephenate/arogenate dehydrogenase family protein, with translation MSTTPHFQRVALIGFGLIGGSIARAAKLQGLASEIVTTARSEKTRARVLELGIVDHVVATNAEAVKDADLVILCIPVGACGPVAQEIAAHLKPGAIVSDVGSVKGAIIRDMAPHLPKTIHFVPAHPVAGTEHSGPDSGFAELFINRWCILTPPEGVDAAATDRLRAFWAAMGAKVEIMTPDHHDLVLAITSHLPHLIAYTIVGTADELAQVTESEVIKFSAGGFRDFTRIAASDPTMWRDVFLANKEAVLEMLGTFTEDLAKLTRAIRRGDGEALFDHFTRTRAIRRGIVEIGQDSAAPDFGRPHAQLGKKP, from the coding sequence ATGAGCACCACGCCGCACTTCCAGCGCGTTGCGCTGATCGGCTTCGGCCTGATCGGCGGCTCGATCGCGCGCGCTGCGAAGCTCCAGGGCTTGGCCTCCGAGATCGTCACCACCGCGCGCTCGGAGAAGACACGCGCGCGGGTGCTGGAGCTCGGCATCGTCGACCATGTCGTGGCGACCAATGCGGAAGCGGTGAAGGATGCCGACCTCGTCATCCTCTGCATTCCCGTCGGGGCCTGCGGGCCGGTGGCGCAGGAGATCGCTGCGCATCTGAAGCCGGGCGCGATCGTCTCCGACGTCGGCTCGGTCAAGGGCGCGATCATCAGGGACATGGCGCCGCATCTGCCCAAGACCATTCATTTCGTGCCGGCGCATCCCGTCGCGGGCACCGAGCATTCGGGCCCCGATTCTGGTTTCGCCGAGCTCTTCATCAACCGCTGGTGCATCCTGACGCCGCCGGAAGGCGTCGATGCGGCGGCCACAGATCGGCTGCGCGCCTTCTGGGCGGCGATGGGCGCCAAGGTCGAGATCATGACGCCGGATCATCATGATCTCGTGCTCGCGATCACCAGCCATCTGCCGCATCTGATCGCCTACACCATCGTCGGCACCGCCGACGAGCTGGCGCAGGTGACGGAGTCAGAGGTGATCAAGTTCTCGGCCGGCGGCTTCCGCGACTTCACCCGCATCGCCGCGTCCGACCCGACGATGTGGCGCGACGTCTTCCTCGCCAACAAGGAGGCCGTGCTGGAGATGCTCGGCACCTTCACCGAGGATCTCGCCAAGCTCACCCGCGCGATCCGCCGTGGCGACGGCGAGGCGCTGTTCGACCACTTCACCCGCACGCGCGCCATCCGCCGCGGCATCGTCGAGATCGGCCAGGATTCGGCGGCGCCGGATTTCGGCCGGCCGCATGCGCAGCTCGGCAAGAAGCCGTAA
- a CDS encoding pyridoxal phosphate-dependent aminotransferase, which translates to MSRPVPNPGILDIAPYTPGKSPVAEPGRKVFKLSANETPFGPSPKAIEAFRNVAAHLEDYPEGTSRVLREAIGRSFGLDPNRIICGAGSDEILNLLAHTYLSHGDEAISTTHGFLVYPIATMAVGAKNVVAQETNLTCDVDAILKAVTPKTKLVWLANPNNPTGTYVPFDEVKRLRAGLPSHVLLVLDAAYSDYVSRNDYEMGIELVATTENTVVTHTFSKIHGLAALRVGWMFGPEHIIDAVNRIRGPFNVSTPAMYAAVAAIEDTAHQAMSKQFTETWRNWLSEEIGKLGLKVTPGVANFVLIHFPETGKTADEADAYLTKRGLVLRALKNYRLPHSLRMTIGTEEANRLVVEGLRDFMAGK; encoded by the coding sequence ATGTCACGCCCCGTGCCGAATCCCGGCATTCTAGATATTGCGCCCTACACGCCCGGCAAGAGCCCTGTGGCTGAGCCGGGCCGCAAGGTGTTCAAGCTCTCGGCCAACGAGACGCCGTTCGGGCCCTCGCCCAAGGCGATCGAGGCGTTCAGGAACGTGGCGGCGCATCTGGAAGACTATCCGGAAGGAACCTCGCGCGTGCTGCGCGAAGCGATCGGCCGTTCTTTCGGGCTCGACCCCAACCGCATCATCTGCGGCGCCGGCTCGGACGAGATCCTCAATCTGCTCGCCCACACCTATCTCAGCCACGGCGACGAGGCGATCTCGACCACGCACGGCTTCCTGGTCTACCCGATCGCGACCATGGCGGTCGGCGCCAAGAACGTGGTCGCGCAGGAGACCAATCTCACCTGCGACGTCGATGCCATCCTCAAGGCGGTGACGCCGAAGACAAAGCTGGTCTGGCTCGCCAACCCCAACAATCCGACCGGCACCTATGTGCCGTTCGACGAGGTCAAGCGGCTGCGCGCCGGCCTGCCGTCGCACGTGCTGCTGGTGCTCGATGCCGCCTATTCCGATTACGTCTCGCGCAACGACTACGAGATGGGGATCGAGCTCGTCGCCACCACCGAGAACACCGTGGTGACGCACACCTTCTCCAAGATCCACGGTCTCGCCGCGCTGCGCGTCGGCTGGATGTTCGGTCCGGAGCACATCATCGACGCGGTCAACCGCATCCGCGGTCCCTTCAACGTGTCGACGCCGGCGATGTATGCCGCGGTCGCCGCGATCGAGGACACTGCGCACCAGGCGATGTCGAAGCAATTCACCGAGACCTGGCGCAACTGGCTCTCCGAGGAGATCGGCAAGCTCGGACTGAAGGTGACGCCGGGCGTCGCCAATTTCGTGCTGATCCACTTCCCGGAAACGGGCAAGACCGCGGACGAGGCCGACGCGTATCTCACCAAGCGCGGGCTGGTGTTGCGCGCGCTAAAGAACTACCGCCTGCCGCATTCGCTGCGCATGACCATCGGCACCGAGGAGGCCAACCGCCTCGTCGTCGAGGGCCTGCGCGACTTCATGGCCGGCAAATGA
- a CDS encoding chorismate mutase, whose product MSQRPPAPPSLQELRKEIDAIDEGMHRLLMQRGDIIDRLIQVKQTQEVGSAFRPAREAAMMRDIVQRHRGILPLDAVESIWRVIISTFTYVQAPFSVHADISVSEPAMRDSVRFHFGFTVPYVAHFSAQAAVEAVAKSKGDLALVSATSSRTPWWLELEADGAPKIIARMPFVERADHPAALPVFAISRVADSAVVTEVETFSVRVSGWNAEVARALSPLAEIVAVPDTAFDGAALLVSVTSATSIDKIKAALIEAGASVRSTALVGSHATRYTVPSTGSKS is encoded by the coding sequence ATGTCCCAACGTCCGCCCGCGCCACCATCGCTCCAGGAATTGCGCAAGGAGATCGACGCGATCGACGAGGGCATGCATCGTCTCCTGATGCAGCGCGGCGACATCATCGACCGCCTGATCCAGGTGAAGCAGACCCAGGAGGTCGGCTCGGCGTTCCGCCCGGCGCGTGAGGCCGCCATGATGCGGGACATCGTACAACGCCATCGCGGCATCCTGCCGCTCGACGCGGTCGAGAGCATCTGGCGCGTCATCATCTCGACGTTCACTTACGTCCAGGCGCCGTTCTCCGTGCATGCCGACATCTCGGTGAGCGAGCCGGCGATGCGCGATTCCGTGCGCTTCCATTTCGGCTTCACGGTGCCTTACGTCGCGCATTTCAGCGCGCAGGCCGCGGTCGAAGCGGTGGCGAAGTCCAAGGGCGATCTGGCGCTGGTCTCGGCGACCTCGAGCCGCACGCCATGGTGGCTGGAGCTGGAAGCGGACGGCGCGCCGAAGATCATCGCGCGGATGCCCTTCGTCGAGCGCGCCGACCATCCGGCCGCACTGCCGGTGTTCGCGATCTCGCGCGTCGCCGACAGCGCCGTGGTGACGGAGGTCGAGACCTTCAGCGTGCGCGTGTCCGGGTGGAACGCCGAGGTCGCGCGGGCGCTGTCGCCGCTCGCCGAGATCGTGGCGGTGCCCGATACCGCCTTCGACGGCGCGGCGCTGCTGGTCTCGGTCACAAGCGCCACCAGCATCGACAAGATCAAGGCTGCCCTGATCGAAGCGGGGGCCTCGGTGCGCTCCACGGCCCTCGTCGGCAGCCACGCAACGCGCTATACGGTGCCCTCGACCGGGTCGAAATCGTAG
- the metX gene encoding homoserine O-acetyltransferase MetX, whose protein sequence is MVGVKSVPSPAISADDRSHEADHPNSQVAQFGAEQPLRLDCGIDLTPFQIAYQTYGELNADRSNAVLICHALTGDQHVANVHPVTGKSGWWETLVGPGRPLDPQHYFIICANVIGGCMGSTGPASINPATGKVWGLDFPVITIPDMVRAQAMLIDRLGIDTLFAVVGGSMGGMQVLQWTAAYPKRVYSALAIACATRHSAQNIAFHELGRQAVMADPDWHNGRYTDQGIHPHRGLAVARMAAHITYLSDAALHRKFGRRMQDRELPTFSFDADFQVESYLRYQGSSFVERFDANSYLYLTRAMDYFDIAGDHGGVLAKAFAGIETRFCVVSFTSDWLFPTSESRALVHALNASSARVSFAEIETDRGHDAFLLDVPEFFDIARAFLQSAGKARGLTARID, encoded by the coding sequence ATGGTTGGCGTGAAGTCTGTGCCGAGTCCCGCGATCAGTGCCGACGACCGGTCGCATGAGGCGGATCATCCGAATTCGCAGGTCGCGCAGTTCGGCGCCGAGCAGCCCCTGCGGCTCGATTGCGGCATCGATCTCACCCCATTCCAGATCGCCTACCAGACCTATGGCGAGCTCAACGCCGATCGCTCCAACGCGGTGCTGATCTGCCATGCGCTGACCGGCGATCAGCATGTCGCCAACGTGCATCCCGTGACCGGCAAGTCAGGCTGGTGGGAGACGCTGGTCGGTCCCGGCCGACCTCTTGATCCTCAGCACTACTTCATCATTTGCGCCAACGTGATCGGCGGCTGCATGGGCTCGACCGGGCCGGCCTCGATCAATCCGGCGACCGGCAAGGTGTGGGGCCTGGATTTCCCTGTCATCACCATTCCCGACATGGTGCGCGCGCAGGCGATGCTGATCGACCGGCTCGGCATCGACACATTGTTCGCGGTGGTCGGCGGCTCGATGGGCGGCATGCAGGTGCTGCAATGGACCGCGGCCTATCCCAAGCGCGTGTACTCCGCGCTGGCGATTGCCTGCGCGACGAGGCACTCGGCGCAGAACATCGCTTTCCACGAGCTCGGCCGCCAGGCGGTGATGGCCGATCCCGACTGGCACAACGGCCGCTACACGGATCAGGGCATCCATCCGCATCGCGGACTTGCGGTGGCACGGATGGCCGCGCACATCACCTATCTCTCCGACGCCGCGCTGCATCGCAAGTTCGGCCGCCGCATGCAGGACCGCGAGCTGCCGACCTTCTCGTTCGACGCCGATTTCCAGGTCGAGAGCTATCTGCGCTACCAGGGCTCGTCCTTCGTCGAGCGGTTCGACGCCAACTCCTATCTCTATCTGACCCGTGCGATGGATTATTTCGACATCGCCGGCGATCACGGCGGCGTGCTGGCGAAAGCGTTCGCGGGCATCGAGACGCGCTTCTGCGTGGTCTCCTTCACCAGCGACTGGCTGTTCCCGACCTCGGAATCGCGCGCACTGGTGCATGCGCTGAACGCGTCGAGCGCGCGGGTGTCGTTCGCCGAGATCGAGACCGATCGCGGCCATGACGCCTTCCTGCTCGACGTGCCCGAATTCTTCGATATCGCCCGTGCTTTCCTGCAATCGGCAGGGAAGGCGCGCGGGCTCACCGCCAGGATTGACTGA
- the metW gene encoding methionine biosynthesis protein MetW, with the protein MSVQEVLPLGGVATEQSGQFRADHLLVAEMVKPGSKVLDVGCGEGDLLQLLETRGIDGRGIELSREGVNRCVSKGLAVVQGDADTDLVNYPDDAFDYVILSQTLQATRQPRVVLENLLRIGRRAIVSFPNFGFWKMRLQLLVGGHMPRTENLPATWYDTANIHFCTIKDFVELCDAIDVKMERAEALDLYGRPLRLRLPWWVWNMFGEQGVFLLTRGQGK; encoded by the coding sequence ATGTCTGTGCAGGAAGTGCTGCCGCTGGGCGGCGTTGCGACGGAGCAGTCCGGCCAGTTTCGCGCCGATCATCTGCTGGTCGCCGAGATGGTCAAGCCCGGCTCGAAAGTGCTCGACGTCGGCTGCGGCGAGGGCGATTTGCTCCAGCTTCTGGAGACCCGCGGCATCGACGGGCGCGGCATCGAGCTGTCGCGCGAGGGCGTCAATCGCTGCGTCTCCAAGGGCCTCGCGGTGGTGCAGGGCGATGCCGACACCGATCTCGTCAATTATCCCGACGACGCCTTCGATTACGTCATCCTGTCGCAGACGCTGCAGGCGACGCGGCAGCCGCGGGTCGTGCTGGAGAATCTGCTGCGCATCGGCCGCCGCGCCATCGTGTCGTTCCCGAATTTCGGCTTCTGGAAGATGCGGCTCCAGCTCCTGGTCGGCGGCCACATGCCGCGCACCGAGAATCTGCCGGCGACCTGGTACGACACCGCCAACATCCACTTCTGCACCATCAAGGATTTCGTCGAGCTCTGCGACGCGATCGACGTCAAGATGGAGCGCGCCGAGGCGCTGGATCTCTACGGCCGTCCGTTGCGGCTGCGATTGCCGTGGTGGGTGTGGAACATGTTCGGCGAGCAGGGCGTGTTCTTGCTCACGCGCGGGCAGGGGAAGTAG